In Alphaproteobacteria bacterium, one DNA window encodes the following:
- the recJ gene encoding single-stranded-DNA-specific exonuclease RecJ, giving the protein MKDVRVTQSLLGVDKSFTGRRWRLAQTDERMVLALTQRHGLPDIVGRVAAARGVDIDNAADYLNPTLRALLPDPSSLIDMTPAVQRLADALRRGQAVAILADYDVDGATSSALFLRYAGALGVAPRLYVPDRMVEGYGPSVQAMQALASEGIKLVVTVDCGTTSYAALDEAKALGLDVIVVDHHAAEAALPHAYAIVNPNRLDETTPHRHLAAVGVMFLLLVATNRHLRESGFFSGDRPEPDLRRWLDLVALGTVCDVMPLTGLNRALVTQGLRVMNQRANLGVAALAEAAGWAMNKPLDAYAAGFVLGPRINAGGRVGESSLGSRLLSTQDAQEAHSLAQRLDMLNAERRAIELTVLEEANQIWGDGEGPCVLVAGQGWHPGVIGIVAARLKERLARPSFVVALDGDAGKGSARSVKGVDIGQMVIAARQAGILDKAGGHAMAAGFSIHRSRLADFQDFLDERIRALDSEELRSPSLRLDAILTPSGATADLVRRLESLAPFGNGHPQPRFAFAECRVFKAAPVGDGHVRCMIGDGAGSWLKAIAFRCADTPLGQALFSPARYPSCHVAGTLKIDSWQGREEVQLTIEDMAAS; this is encoded by the coding sequence ATGAAGGATGTGCGCGTGACCCAGTCCTTATTGGGCGTTGATAAATCCTTCACCGGGAGGCGCTGGCGTCTGGCCCAGACCGATGAACGCATGGTGCTGGCCCTGACGCAGCGTCATGGTTTGCCCGATATCGTCGGGCGCGTGGCGGCGGCGCGCGGCGTGGATATCGACAATGCCGCCGATTATCTTAATCCCACTTTGCGCGCTTTGCTGCCGGACCCGTCCAGCTTGATCGATATGACGCCTGCTGTGCAGCGTCTGGCCGATGCGCTACGTCGCGGACAAGCCGTGGCCATTCTGGCGGATTACGATGTGGACGGGGCCACTTCGTCCGCGCTGTTCTTGCGCTATGCTGGGGCGTTGGGCGTGGCCCCGCGTTTATACGTCCCCGATCGCATGGTCGAAGGCTACGGCCCCAGCGTTCAAGCCATGCAGGCTTTGGCGAGCGAGGGGATCAAACTGGTGGTCACGGTGGATTGCGGCACCACCAGTTACGCCGCTTTGGACGAAGCCAAGGCTTTGGGCCTTGACGTCATCGTGGTGGACCATCACGCCGCCGAGGCGGCTTTGCCGCACGCTTATGCCATCGTCAATCCCAATCGTTTGGATGAAACGACGCCGCATCGTCATTTGGCAGCGGTAGGGGTGATGTTCCTGCTGCTGGTGGCCACCAATCGACATTTGCGCGAGAGCGGCTTTTTCTCAGGTGATAGACCCGAACCCGACTTGCGCCGATGGCTGGACCTGGTGGCGTTGGGGACGGTGTGCGACGTGATGCCGTTAACGGGCCTCAATCGTGCCTTGGTGACTCAGGGACTGCGCGTGATGAATCAGCGCGCCAATCTGGGCGTTGCCGCCTTGGCCGAAGCGGCAGGATGGGCGATGAACAAGCCGTTGGACGCTTATGCCGCCGGCTTCGTGCTGGGTCCGCGCATCAATGCGGGGGGCAGGGTGGGGGAGTCGTCCTTGGGTTCTCGCCTGTTGAGTACGCAAGACGCGCAAGAGGCGCATAGTCTGGCGCAGCGTTTAGACATGCTCAATGCCGAGCGTCGCGCCATCGAGCTGACCGTTTTGGAAGAGGCCAACCAGATATGGGGCGATGGCGAAGGCCCATGCGTCCTTGTGGCGGGGCAGGGATGGCACCCTGGAGTCATCGGCATCGTCGCCGCGCGGCTGAAGGAACGCTTGGCGCGTCCCAGTTTTGTCGTGGCGCTTGACGGCGATGCCGGCAAGGGTTCGGCTAGGTCGGTCAAAGGCGTGGATATCGGCCAGATGGTCATTGCGGCGCGTCAGGCCGGAATATTGGACAAAGCGGGCGGACATGCCATGGCGGCGGGCTTTTCCATTCATCGGTCGCGCCTGGCGGATTTCCAAGATTTTCTGGACGAACGCATCCGCGCCCTCGACTCCGAAGAACTGCGAAGTCCCAGTTTGCGACTGGATGCCATCTTGACACCCAGCGGCGCGACGGCCGATCTGGTGCGGCGTTTGGAATCCCTGGCACCCTTCGGCAATGGCCATCCTCAGCCGCGCTTTGCCTTTGCCGAATGCCGTGTGTTCAAGGCCGCGCCCGTGGGCGATGGCCATGTACGCTGCATGATCGGCGACGGCGCGGGATCGTGGCTGAAGGCCATCGCCTTTCGCTGTGCCGACACGCCTTTGGGGCAAGCCTTATTCTCGCCCGCGCGCTATCCGTCATGCCATGTCGCCGGAACGCTGAAGATCGACTCGTGGCAAGGCCGCGAGGAGGTTCAGTTGACCATCGAAGATATGGCCGCATCTTGA
- the rnc gene encoding ribonuclease III has product MTPLEQTLGYVFHDQQLLTQALTHPSGKRQPGQASPYERLEFLGDRVLSLLIAEWLFDLHPNAHEGDLARRHADLVSRDSVAEMAETLNLFESLILSPGERISLSQDSGRGRRGALANAGESLIAAVYRDGGLDAARDMVRRLWQKLIDRQTAAAPQDSKSRLQEWAQARGWPLPVYEALSQEGPPHAPIYRIRVRINGHDAQGEGTSKHIAQQAAAAAALEHIKGSTKA; this is encoded by the coding sequence ATGACTCCGTTGGAACAGACCCTTGGTTACGTCTTTCACGATCAACAGCTTCTGACACAGGCGCTGACACACCCCAGCGGCAAGCGCCAACCGGGCCAGGCCAGCCCCTATGAACGTCTGGAATTTCTGGGCGATCGAGTTTTGTCCCTGCTGATCGCCGAATGGCTGTTCGACCTGCACCCCAACGCGCATGAAGGCGATCTGGCGCGGCGTCACGCCGATCTGGTCAGCCGCGACAGCGTAGCAGAGATGGCCGAGACGCTGAATTTGTTCGAGTCCCTGATTCTGTCGCCAGGCGAACGCATATCCTTAAGCCAAGATAGCGGACGGGGCCGCCGCGGGGCCTTGGCCAATGCCGGAGAATCCCTTATCGCCGCCGTTTATCGTGACGGCGGGTTGGACGCGGCGCGCGATATGGTACGTCGTCTATGGCAAAAATTGATCGACCGCCAAACCGCCGCCGCGCCGCAAGACTCTAAAAGCCGCCTGCAGGAATGGGCGCAAGCGCGGGGATGGCCATTGCCTGTTTATGAGGCGTTGAGTCAAGAAGGGCCGCCTCATGCGCCCATTTATCGTATTCGTGTTCGCATAAATGGACACGATGCTCAAGGCGAAGGCACGTCTAAGCACATTGCCCAACAGGCCGCAGCCGCCGCTGCCCTGGAACATATCAAAGGGAGCACCAAGGCGTGA
- the rmuC gene encoding DNA recombination protein RmuC — MNLLWLLMAVGGGMALGGLAVGLWLRARLAVAEQQAGRVVPLEAQCAQIQQTAQASALRVAELEATQKELRAAAQERQLWTERLQQTLPDTFKALAGEALRANSEQVAEMARLRVTEPLAQSLNKLESQIQDMEKARAGAYQGLHQTVQSLLRETGQLGNALRMPQMRGRWGEMQLQRILEMSGMSRHANDFETQVHVQGGEGDGRLRPDVVVHLPGGRMIVIDAKTPLDAYVESLAAEQDSAKREALTRHARQVKNHIQSLSAKSYWTQFSPSPDFVVMFMPGDHFLSAALEEDPDLVEHAFARSVLIATPLVLLALLRAAAYGWRQESLATEAMEIARLGRDLHALLTKLYQSLGKNGQHLGKVVEDHNSLVGWLERRLLPGARRLAQMHGEESPEAPDALAVMPRALTMAADEGEDEGPQREAS, encoded by the coding sequence ATGAATCTTTTATGGCTCCTGATGGCGGTGGGCGGCGGCATGGCCTTGGGCGGGCTGGCCGTCGGCCTGTGGTTGCGCGCGCGTCTGGCCGTGGCCGAACAGCAGGCGGGGCGCGTCGTACCGCTTGAGGCGCAATGCGCACAGATACAGCAAACGGCCCAGGCCTCGGCCTTGCGCGTGGCCGAGCTTGAGGCCACGCAAAAGGAACTGCGCGCCGCCGCCCAGGAACGCCAATTATGGACCGAAAGGCTGCAACAAACGCTGCCCGACACGTTTAAGGCTTTGGCGGGCGAGGCCTTGCGCGCCAACAGCGAACAGGTGGCCGAGATGGCCCGTTTGCGCGTGACGGAGCCTTTGGCGCAATCTTTGAACAAACTAGAAAGCCAGATTCAGGACATGGAAAAAGCCCGCGCGGGGGCTTATCAAGGACTGCATCAGACGGTTCAAAGCCTGTTGCGCGAAACCGGCCAGTTGGGCAATGCGCTGCGCATGCCGCAGATGCGCGGACGCTGGGGAGAGATGCAGTTGCAGCGCATCCTGGAAATGTCGGGGATGAGCCGCCACGCGAATGATTTTGAAACCCAAGTCCATGTACAGGGCGGGGAAGGGGACGGGCGTTTGCGCCCCGATGTGGTGGTTCATCTGCCCGGTGGCCGGATGATCGTGATCGACGCCAAGACTCCTCTGGACGCTTATGTGGAAAGCCTGGCCGCCGAGCAGGACAGCGCCAAGCGCGAGGCCCTGACCCGTCATGCCAGGCAGGTCAAGAATCATATTCAAAGCCTTTCCGCCAAATCCTATTGGACGCAGTTCAGCCCTTCTCCGGATTTTGTGGTGATGTTCATGCCCGGCGATCATTTTCTGTCCGCCGCGCTGGAGGAGGATCCCGATCTTGTCGAACACGCCTTTGCCCGCAGCGTCTTGATCGCAACGCCTTTGGTGCTGTTGGCTTTGTTGCGCGCCGCCGCCTATGGCTGGCGTCAAGAGAGCCTGGCTACAGAGGCGATGGAAATCGCGCGTTTGGGGCGTGACCTGCATGCCTTGCTGACCAAGCTGTATCAGTCTTTGGGAAAGAACGGCCAGCATCTGGGCAAAGTCGTCGAGGACCACAACAGCTTGGTCGGTTGGTTAGAGCGGCGCTTGCTGCCCGGCGCGCGGCGTTTGGCTCAGATGCATGGCGAGGAAAGCCCCGAAGCGCCTGATGCCTTGGCCGTAATGCCCCGCGCCTTGACCATGGCCGCCGATGAAGGCGAAGATGAAGGCCCGCAGCGCGAAGCTTCGTGA
- the lepB gene encoding signal peptidase I has translation MHDSSDSFGSLIRLIIYAALVALVVRAVGLEPFTIPSSSMVPTLLVGDFVFVSKGSYGYSSMSTMPLVPKMFDGRLMFTPPKRGDVAVFKLPRDGKTDYIKRLIGMPGDRIQMREGRLYINGEMVARAYMGTVRMASPYGGPGASATVYRETLPGGREHIILEESDHHPLDNTPEYLVPEGHYFMMGDNRDNSQDSRTQLVGYVPLENLVGRADTLVFSIREGTSVWKPWTWFTALRGSRFFLDIQTSMAAPAQMMP, from the coding sequence CTGCACGACTCTTCGGACAGCTTCGGTTCTTTGATCCGGCTGATTATTTATGCGGCGTTGGTGGCTTTGGTCGTGCGCGCCGTGGGGCTGGAGCCGTTCACGATCCCCTCTTCCTCGATGGTGCCGACATTGTTGGTGGGAGACTTCGTGTTCGTGTCCAAGGGCAGTTATGGATATAGCAGTATGTCCACAATGCCCCTCGTTCCTAAAATGTTTGATGGCCGTCTGATGTTCACGCCGCCCAAGCGGGGCGATGTTGCGGTCTTCAAATTACCGCGCGATGGCAAGACCGACTATATCAAGCGCCTCATCGGCATGCCCGGTGATCGCATCCAGATGCGCGAAGGCCGTTTGTATATCAATGGCGAGATGGTGGCGCGCGCCTATATGGGCACGGTGCGCATGGCCTCGCCCTATGGCGGCCCCGGAGCCTCGGCCACCGTGTATCGGGAAACCCTGCCCGGCGGACGCGAACACATCATCTTGGAAGAATCCGACCATCACCCCTTGGATAACACGCCCGAATATCTGGTGCCCGAAGGGCATTATTTCATGATGGGCGACAACCGCGACAATTCTCAAGACAGCCGCACGCAATTGGTCGGCTATGTGCCGCTTGAAAATCTGGTGGGACGTGCCGATACGCTGGTCTTCTCCATCCGCGAAGGCACGTCGGTATGGAAGCCTTGGACATGGTTCACCGCCCTGCGCGGGTCGCGGTTCTTCCTGGATATCCAAACTTCGATGGCCGCGCCCGCTCAGATGATGCCATGA
- the era gene encoding GTPase Era, translated as MKPSSEQDSSPKTRCVFVALIGAPNAGKSTLLNRLVGEKVSIVSRKPQTTRCRVVGIVARQETQIVLVDTPGIFAPRRKLDRAMVAAAWEGMTEADMTLLLVDASRPRPAHAVMPVLEELAKRQRKVILILNKIDRVPPPHLLPLTEQLMATGVVTDVFMISAMTGDGVEDVMTHIAGNAPEGPWHYPADQVTTLPLRLFAAEITREKVFEALHEELPYSAAVETEAWEEFKNGSVRIVQTIFVQRDSQRAIVLGAGGQQLKRIGQAARLELEKILENRVHLSVHVKVKADWAERAEHFRDWGLDPSAKG; from the coding sequence GTGAAGCCATCATCGGAACAGGATTCCTCGCCCAAGACGCGCTGCGTCTTCGTCGCCCTCATCGGCGCGCCCAATGCGGGAAAATCGACCTTACTCAACAGGCTTGTGGGCGAAAAAGTCTCGATCGTCAGCCGCAAGCCGCAAACCACACGCTGCCGCGTGGTGGGCATCGTGGCGCGCCAAGAAACCCAGATCGTTCTGGTTGACACCCCCGGCATCTTCGCCCCGCGTCGTAAATTGGACCGCGCCATGGTGGCCGCCGCCTGGGAAGGCATGACCGAAGCCGACATGACCTTGCTGCTGGTCGATGCGTCGCGCCCTCGTCCGGCCCATGCGGTCATGCCCGTTTTGGAAGAACTGGCCAAGCGTCAGCGCAAGGTGATCTTGATCCTGAACAAGATCGACCGCGTGCCGCCTCCGCATCTGCTGCCCCTGACCGAACAGCTGATGGCCACTGGCGTCGTGACCGATGTGTTTATGATCTCGGCCATGACCGGCGACGGCGTGGAGGATGTGATGACCCATATCGCGGGCAACGCCCCCGAAGGCCCATGGCATTACCCCGCCGATCAGGTGACCACCTTGCCCTTGCGCCTCTTCGCCGCCGAGATCACGCGTGAAAAGGTCTTCGAGGCGCTGCACGAAGAATTGCCCTATTCAGCCGCCGTCGAGACCGAGGCCTGGGAAGAATTCAAGAACGGCAGCGTCCGCATCGTGCAAACCATCTTCGTGCAACGCGACTCGCAGCGCGCCATCGTCCTGGGCGCGGGCGGACAACAATTGAAACGCATCGGCCAAGCCGCGCGTTTGGAGCTTGAAAAAATTCTAGAAAATCGCGTGCATCTGTCCGTCCATGTCAAGGTCAAGGCCGATTGGGCCGAACGCGCCGAGCATTTCCGAGACTGGGGCCTGGATCCATCCGCAAAAGGATAG
- a CDS encoding bifunctional (p)ppGpp synthetase/guanosine-3',5'-bis(diphosphate) 3'-pyrophosphohydrolase, with amino-acid sequence MSPAIALSVSNTAKPQTESTLSPVSSWTSPEPLIARVRAYDPDCDADLLRRAFEFSLTSHGTQLRASGEPYFSHPVEVANILADMRLDTESIATALLHDTLEDTLATPDKIEQLFGSQVLRLVDGVTKLSRIEIQSEQLKQAENFRKFVLAMSRDIRVLLVKLADRLHNMRTLRFLSAPEKRQRIARETMEIYAPLAERMGIKQMQEELEDLAFLELHSDERAAILGHLGQLRQEGSGLISRVINELRRTLQDGGVQAEVAGREKTPWSIWRKMQRKNVAFEQLSDIMAFRIMVDSVGECYQSLGAIHSHYSVVPGRFKDYISTPKPNHYQSLHTTVVGPEKRRVEIQIRTRAMHEIAELGIAAHWAYKHGDEAREGRQYRWLRELLEILEHAGKPEEFLEHTKLELFQDEVFCFTPKGDLIVLPRGSTLIDFAYAVHSRIGDSCAGAKVNSRMVPLRTALRNGDMVEIVTSKTQNPSPEWERFVVTGRARSRIRRFVRQKQRHEYIALGRGLLDRLASQEHKDISDKALEPLLKQFQSATVEDLYANIGASLQSPREVFYTLFPDTRPRPVEKLPSVSHKITHAKSEPAKVPNGKKATPSPLLLRGLIPGMAIHFARCCHPLPGDPIVGIVTTGKGVTIHTSDCGTLDSFSQSPERWIDVAWEDQNGRPAKMVGRLNMILANQPNSLAAVTASIGKHNGNIINFKITNRASDFFELLLDIEVENVKHLNNVTAALRSLSAVCSVDRRRGR; translated from the coding sequence ATGTCGCCCGCCATCGCTTTGTCGGTTTCAAACACCGCAAAGCCCCAGACGGAGTCTACTCTTTCCCCCGTCTCATCATGGACATCGCCCGAGCCTTTGATCGCGCGCGTGCGTGCCTATGACCCCGATTGCGATGCCGATCTTTTACGGCGCGCCTTTGAGTTTTCCCTAACATCGCATGGCACGCAGCTCCGCGCATCGGGAGAGCCTTACTTCTCGCATCCGGTAGAAGTGGCCAACATTCTGGCCGATATGCGCCTGGACACCGAATCCATCGCCACCGCCCTGCTGCACGACACGCTGGAAGACACGCTGGCCACGCCCGACAAGATCGAGCAACTCTTTGGATCTCAGGTTCTGCGTCTGGTGGATGGCGTCACAAAACTTTCTCGCATCGAAATCCAAAGCGAGCAACTTAAGCAAGCCGAGAATTTCCGAAAATTCGTGCTGGCCATGTCGCGCGATATTCGTGTGCTTTTAGTCAAACTGGCCGACCGTTTACACAACATGCGCACCCTGCGTTTTCTGTCGGCTCCCGAAAAACGCCAGCGCATCGCGCGCGAAACCATGGAAATCTATGCGCCCTTGGCCGAGCGCATGGGCATCAAACAGATGCAAGAAGAGTTGGAGGATCTGGCCTTTCTTGAATTGCATAGCGACGAGCGCGCGGCCATCTTGGGACACCTGGGCCAATTGCGTCAGGAAGGCAGCGGCCTTATCAGCCGCGTGATCAACGAACTGCGACGCACCTTGCAAGATGGCGGCGTCCAGGCCGAGGTCGCCGGGCGCGAAAAAACACCCTGGTCAATCTGGCGCAAGATGCAGCGTAAGAATGTCGCTTTCGAACAGCTCTCCGACATCATGGCTTTTCGCATCATGGTCGATAGCGTGGGCGAGTGCTATCAATCCCTTGGAGCCATCCACAGTCATTATTCCGTGGTGCCGGGACGGTTCAAGGACTACATCTCGACGCCTAAGCCGAACCACTACCAAAGCCTACACACCACCGTCGTCGGCCCTGAAAAACGGCGCGTGGAGATCCAAATCCGCACCCGCGCCATGCATGAGATCGCCGAGCTGGGTATCGCGGCTCACTGGGCCTATAAGCACGGTGACGAGGCGCGTGAAGGACGGCAATATCGCTGGCTGCGTGAATTGCTGGAAATCTTGGAGCATGCCGGTAAGCCCGAAGAGTTTCTGGAACATACCAAGCTGGAACTGTTCCAAGACGAGGTGTTCTGCTTTACCCCAAAGGGCGACTTGATCGTTCTGCCGCGCGGCAGCACACTCATAGATTTCGCCTATGCCGTGCACAGCCGCATCGGGGATTCCTGCGCCGGAGCCAAGGTCAATAGCCGCATGGTGCCGTTGCGCACCGCGCTGCGCAACGGCGATATGGTCGAGATCGTCACTTCAAAGACCCAAAACCCCTCGCCCGAATGGGAGCGTTTTGTGGTCACCGGTCGCGCTCGTTCGCGCATTCGCCGCTTTGTCAGGCAAAAGCAGCGCCACGAATACATCGCTCTTGGTCGTGGATTATTGGATCGTCTGGCTAGCCAGGAACACAAGGATATCTCGGACAAAGCGCTCGAACCCCTGCTCAAGCAATTCCAGTCCGCCACGGTCGAAGACCTTTACGCCAATATCGGTGCCTCGCTGCAAAGCCCGCGCGAGGTCTTTTATACCCTCTTTCCCGATACGCGCCCGCGCCCGGTCGAAAAGCTACCCAGCGTCTCGCACAAGATCACGCATGCGAAATCCGAGCCGGCAAAGGTGCCCAACGGTAAAAAGGCCACGCCTTCGCCCCTGTTGCTGCGCGGATTGATCCCCGGCATGGCCATTCATTTCGCGCGTTGCTGCCATCCCCTGCCTGGCGATCCCATCGTCGGAATCGTGACCACCGGCAAAGGCGTGACCATCCACACATCCGATTGCGGCACCCTGGACAGTTTCTCGCAAAGCCCCGAACGTTGGATCGATGTAGCATGGGAGGATCAGAATGGGCGACCGGCCAAGATGGTGGGACGTTTGAATATGATCCTGGCCAACCAGCCGAATTCTCTGGCCGCCGTCACCGCCTCGATCGGCAAACACAACGGCAATATCATCAATTTTAAGATCACCAACCGCGCCAGCGATTTCTTTGAATTGCTGTTGGATATCGAAGTGGAGAATGTGAAACACCTGAACAACGTCACCGCCGCCTTGCGATCCCTGTCCGCCGTCTGTTCGGTGGATCGTCGGCGCGGACGCTGA
- a CDS encoding adenine phosphoribosyltransferase, with product MNLKERIRAIPDFPKAGIMFRDISPLLADPLALRETVRQLAETLRPYHLQRIVAIESRGFLFGAPLALELNCGLALVRKRGKLPGETITYNYLLEYGSDTLEIQSDALASGERVAIVDDLLATGGTCAAAAALCRKAGGEVVAASFVIELTALKGRENLGDLPSHALISYD from the coding sequence ATGAATCTGAAAGAGCGTATTCGCGCCATCCCCGATTTTCCCAAGGCCGGGATCATGTTCCGCGACATCAGCCCGTTGCTGGCCGATCCCCTGGCCCTGCGTGAGACGGTGCGTCAATTGGCCGAGACGTTGCGGCCCTACCATCTCCAGCGCATCGTGGCGATCGAATCGCGCGGATTCTTGTTCGGCGCGCCGCTGGCCTTGGAGTTGAACTGCGGCTTGGCCCTGGTGCGCAAGCGCGGCAAACTGCCTGGAGAAACCATCACCTATAATTATCTTCTGGAATACGGCAGCGACACGCTGGAAATCCAAAGCGATGCTCTGGCATCTGGCGAGCGCGTGGCCATCGTGGACGATCTGTTGGCCACTGGCGGCACCTGCGCCGCCGCCGCCGCGCTGTGCCGCAAGGCCGGAGGCGAAGTGGTGGCGGCCAGTTTCGTGATCGAGCTGACAGCCCTAAAGGGACGCGAGAACCTGGGCGACCTGCCCAGCCATGCCCTGATTTCTTACGACTAA
- a CDS encoding mitochondrial fission ELM1 family protein, whose amino-acid sequence MTDGAAGSLNQCLGLAQHLGVTPIIKRIQLRSPWRQLAPHILRGASRAALAATSDPLDPPWPDLVIASGRRTIPAALYLRKASRKGGAKGCLTVQIQAPPLGARGFDLIVAPKHDRLRGPQVINTLGALNGVTPEGLAQARRIWSPRFAHLPRPLVAVLIGGNSRSHQLPPQAAAALGIRLAAMSKTSGAGLLVTTSRRTGTESAAILRETLQDCPAWFWDGQGENPYMGFLAVADTVIVTADSTSMISEACTAGKPVLVAEIPGGSSKFRRFHENLQASGFTRPFQGKYETWSRHALNETAAVAAHLRGLLARHINPRETP is encoded by the coding sequence CTGACCGATGGCGCGGCAGGGTCTTTGAACCAATGCTTGGGACTGGCCCAGCATCTGGGCGTGACGCCTATCATCAAACGCATCCAGCTGCGCAGTCCCTGGCGGCAATTGGCTCCGCATATCCTGCGCGGCGCATCGCGCGCGGCGCTGGCGGCTACGAGCGATCCTCTGGACCCGCCCTGGCCGGATTTGGTCATCGCCAGCGGACGGCGCACCATTCCCGCCGCCTTGTATCTGCGCAAAGCCAGCCGCAAGGGCGGGGCTAAAGGATGCCTGACGGTTCAGATTCAAGCGCCACCCCTGGGCGCACGCGGCTTTGACTTGATCGTCGCGCCCAAGCATGACCGATTGCGCGGACCGCAGGTCATCAACACGCTGGGCGCTTTGAACGGCGTCACCCCCGAAGGGCTTGCACAAGCGCGGCGCATATGGTCACCGCGATTTGCGCATCTGCCGCGCCCATTGGTGGCGGTGCTGATCGGCGGCAACAGCCGTTCCCATCAATTGCCGCCCCAGGCCGCCGCCGCCTTAGGCATTCGTCTGGCCGCCATGAGCAAGACCAGCGGCGCGGGGCTTTTGGTTACCACGTCGCGGCGTACCGGCACGGAAAGCGCGGCGATCTTGCGCGAAACGCTTCAAGACTGTCCGGCCTGGTTCTGGGATGGCCAGGGCGAGAATCCCTATATGGGATTCCTGGCCGTGGCGGATACGGTGATCGTGACCGCCGATAGCACCTCGATGATCTCGGAGGCCTGCACGGCGGGTAAGCCGGTTCTGGTGGCTGAAATTCCCGGCGGCAGCAGCAAGTTCCGCCGCTTCCACGAGAACCTTCAAGCATCGGGATTCACGCGGCCATTCCAGGGCAAGTACGAGACTTGGTCCCGCCATGCCTTGAATGAAACCGCCGCCGTGGCCGCCCATCTGCGCGGCCTGCTGGCTCGACACATCAACCCGCGAGAGACCCCATGA
- a CDS encoding DNA-directed RNA polymerase subunit omega, whose amino-acid sequence MARVTVEDCVEKVPNRFELVMAAAHRARAIGSGAMIHVDRDRDKNPVIALREIAEEKISPDELKESLIRGYQKRLETDQPEAEEQQLAELMADEMTWAGRDSRESEISSEMSTMDEEGGEIIDDTGDDVQDE is encoded by the coding sequence ATGGCTCGCGTTACCGTTGAAGATTGTGTCGAAAAGGTGCCAAACCGCTTTGAGTTGGTGATGGCTGCCGCCCATCGCGCACGCGCGATCGGCTCGGGGGCGATGATCCATGTCGATCGTGACCGCGATAAAAATCCTGTCATAGCTCTGCGAGAAATCGCCGAAGAAAAAATCAGCCCGGATGAGCTGAAAGAGAGCCTGATTCGTGGTTATCAAAAGCGCCTAGAAACAGACCAGCCCGAGGCAGAAGAACAGCAATTGGCTGAATTGATGGCTGATGAAATGACTTGGGCAGGCCGCGACTCACGCGAGTCCGAGATATCTTCGGAAATGTCCACCATGGACGAGGAGGGCGGAGAGATCATTGACGACACGGGAGATGACGTTCAAGACGAATAG
- a CDS encoding holo-ACP synthase — protein MILGIGTDLVDIDRIERMLERYGPRFAQRLFTAHERQRAQANARPAAIYAKRFAAKEAVVKALGTGFRQGISWQDIEVVEDDLGKPLLRLHGKAAQHLDRIHLESNKYIHLSLSDEPPYALAFVVIEIAEKL, from the coding sequence ATGATTCTTGGCATCGGCACCGATCTTGTGGATATCGACCGCATCGAGCGCATGTTGGAACGCTATGGTCCTCGCTTTGCGCAGCGTCTGTTCACCGCACATGAACGCCAGCGCGCCCAGGCCAATGCCCGCCCTGCCGCCATCTATGCCAAACGCTTTGCCGCCAAGGAAGCCGTCGTCAAGGCGCTGGGCACGGGCTTTCGCCAGGGCATCTCGTGGCAAGACATTGAGGTGGTCGAAGACGATCTGGGCAAGCCCTTGTTGCGCCTACATGGCAAAGCTGCCCAGCATTTGGATAGAATCCATTTGGAATCAAATAAATATATCCATCTCTCCCTCAGCGACGAACCACCCTATGCCCTGGCCTTTGTGGTCATTGAGATTGCGGAAAAGCTTTGA